From the Mesotoga prima MesG1.Ag.4.2 genome, the window CTTCTTTCGTAAGACTTCTCTGAAGTATAATCGGACGTGTGCTTCTAAGAAGCAGAAGGTTACCACTCAATCTCCCACCGATCTTCTGTTCAAAAGCCGGCACAAGGGAGGAACCCACCGTGCTTTGCAGGAAACATATTGCGCTTCTAATTATTACTCTCTCGTTTCTTTCGCTTTTGCTCTCCAGTGAAAATGAGTTCACAACCGATTGCGACGAAGCAAGGGAAATCGCTAAGCAAGCTTACATCTTTGCTTATCCGATGCTTGAGGATTTCAAGACGATGACCATCCAGGCGATCGGACCCGGGCTTTTCAACAAGTTCTATAACAGCAGGAAACTTCGCGGCCCCGATTACAAAGAAGTCGTCCGGCCAAATAACGACAACATCTATTCTGCGCTCTGGCTTGATCTGAGATCGGAGCCTGTTGTGGTGAGCGTACCGGCAGTCGAGGACCGTTATTACTCCTTCCAGATGATCGACATGTATACTCATAACTTCGCTTATGTTGGCACGAGAGCCACCGGAACTGGCGCGCGAACCTTCGTGATATCCGGTGCTTTTTGGCAGGGTAGCGTTCCTACCGGGGTAGATGACGTCTTTCGCAGCGAGGGTAACTTTGTCCTCTGTCTAGTTCGGATCGCGGTTGACATGGAAGTCGAAGGCGATCTTGATAAGGTTCTCGAAATCCAGAAGGGACATGAGATTCAACCCCTCAGTTCATATCTTGGAGAAGAGGCTCCGCCGGCCGCAGATCCCACTATCTTCCCGACCTATGACACGACGAAGGCAGAATCCGTGGAATTCATCTCGTATTTCAATTTCCTTCTGGGTCAGCTTGAAGTACATCCGAGCGAGAAGGAGCTGATAGAACAGTTCGGAAAGATAGGCATCGGTCCAAACCTCCCATTTGATTTCAATTCAATGCCGCTGGGCATAAGAGAGGCTGTGGAGGAAGGAATCAAGGGAGCTCTGGAGACAATCAGGAACCCGGGAGAAATGGTTGGAATCTCGAAGAATGGCTGGAATCTGACAAAGCGGATCTTTGGGAGTCGCGAAGAAATGCAGGGAAAGTATGAAGTGCGAGCCGCCGCGGCTTATCTTGGCTTGTACGGGAACAGCCTTGAAGAGGCATATTGCCCGAACGGACTAGTGGATGGAGACGGGGATGTGTACGATGGATCGAAATTCAAATACGTTCTCTCGTTCGATAGTGATGAGCTTCCTCCTGTTGAGCCAAAGGGATTCTGGTCTATCACTATGTACGGCGAAGATCAGTTCCTTGTAGCCAATGAGATAAATCGCTATTCGATAGGCGATCGAACCAACATGAAATATGGAGAAGACGGCTCGCTTGTGATCTACATTCAGCACGAATCGCCAGGCGCCGATAAAGAATCAAATTGGCTACCCGCACCAGATGGAATCTTTTCGATCAGCATGAGAATCTACCTTCCATCAGAGGTAGCGCTGAATCCTTTATACTGCCCGCCTCCGGTAATGAAGTCTGGAATGGCAAACTAACCTGCAATCTTTGAAACGGATTCTAGTGTAATCCTGTAAGCTGAATTCGGATTAAGAAGGTCCAAGAAATCCGGTACCCAAAAGTGCAATTCAGGGGCGTCGCTCATCAGCGTGATTATTCACAACTTTTATGCAGTGAAGACAAATGGCATTTGATTGGGAATAGTCTCCATTAGGAGACTTCTATTCATCTCTCAGACAAACCCTCCAGCGTTTCATGGCAGTAAAAAGAAGATCGACGTGGACACATAATGTTATTCTGCAGATGAGCTCGCACTCAAGGCTGAAGCGACTCCGCCCTTTTTCGACAGTTGGCCAAAAAAACTAGTGGCGCGCTCACAATCTCTACAAACTCCATTACCCTTTCAGGAAAATGAGCTCATGCGGTTTGACTATCTATATGATGTCGAACTCGCGAAAATAAATGAGCTCTCCCGCTTTTCAGAAAACCCTTGTTCCGTCATATCATAGAGCCTGCCCCAAAGTGATTCTGTTTGGGGTCTCTTGTTCAGGTCTCCTGTTTGATGCTTTTCTTCAGTCATCCCGTAGTGCTTCTGAACGGGATCTTGTCCTACATTATTGCTCTTCCATACATGATCAATGTAGCTAAGAAAAAATTAGCGTCCCAATTTTCTCCTGAACAACATGGATTTATGGGCAAAGTACGCTGATTCAGATCTTCTCAAACGAAATCACAAAGAGAATCCAGAATGACAGTTTCGCGGAAAAAAAGATCATTGCTCACATTTTCGAGATGTGAGCAATGAGCCCTTCAAGACGTGCGATGAATGAACTTCTTTGACGACCCAGAATTGTTTATTTGCGCTTCTGGGGAATCAGTACAAAGGTATATCTACAACAACGTACTTTTTCCATAGCTGCAATGTATTAGAATTCCCCAGAATATAGAGCTCGTCTTCGCCGTTCATGAGCAACGGCTGCCAGTTCAGCAGTGACTGGGCCGACATGTTTTCCTTGAACATAGGTCCGGTTAAGTTCCTAGGGTTATCGTAAACGACATAGATTACCCAGGGCATGGCGCCCGCCGCATAGGTGAAATTGCCGGCAAAGTTCACATTTAATGGAGAACATTGATCGGCTTGATTTGGATCGAATTCAATGGTCTTAAATAGATTCAGATCGGCCTTGTCACTCGTGTCGACAAAGAAAACATCATGATAGGCGGTAGAAACGCAGAGGATATCATCCCGTACAATCATGTTTGGAAAATCGCTAATAGTGCTGCCGAAGTTGATTGTGTCAAGTATCTCCAGGGTCTTCAGGTCAACACTCAACAACTTGTTTCCATTGCTGAAAAGAAAGTAGGCGTAATCTCCATCTGAAGTCATGGCTACTGATTGGGAACTGTATCCCGATGATCCCGTAAGCTGCACTGTCTTGTGATGAGCTAGTGTTGCCTTGTCTCTGATATTCAAATAGAAACCGTCCCTGTCTCCTCCCAGAATGAATATCCATTGACTGTTGGCCGCCATCTGAAGACAACCGTGTTCCAGGGTGAAATCGCTGTATGTCCAGTCCTCTTCGCTGGCATCCACTTCCGATTTATACAGCCTGTAATTGTTGTTCTGCAGATGATAGAGAAGGTACAGATTTGTGTCGTCAACCGCAGTCGCTCGGTATGAAAGACTTATCTGAGAGTACTTGTGTCTGTCTTGAAGCGTCATTGAATCAACTGAGTAGATTTCTATGTTTGGATCCTCAGTCGGCGCTTGCACCCAACCGCCATCGGTTACAACTATTCGGTCTCCAACGAGAAACATGCTAGATATATCAGGCCATGCGAACCAGTCATCCACCGTATTGATTGTCGGGAAAGTCGTAGATGTTGCAAGTTCGCTTATGGGATTGAAGGTATTGAATAAATCGAGCTCATCTCTGAGATTATTCAACCAATCGTTGAAGCAGCTGGCTGCCATCCCTACGTTTGCCGGATCTTCGGCATGATAGACCTCTACCATTAGATTAATTGCCTTCAACTGCAGAGCGAAGTAATAAGAAAACTGACTGGAAATCATGGCTACGTATTCGGAAATGTCTGAAGCGTCCTTGAAGGCGATTCTCGACCACAGGGAGAAGAGGCTCTCAGCCCCGGCCCTTCCTTCAAGCACATCCCGGATAGTCATGAAAGAGTTCGGTATTTCGTCTTTAATTTGACGGCTAAGCAGCTCTATGTCTGATTCATACTTTTTATCGGGGTCGAGAGCCGCATAATAAACGATATTCTGATACTTGGCCTCTATAGTTCCCACTTCATCCGCTATCACGGTCACTGCAGTGTTATATGTTGATTTGTCGACAGCACTTATTATTTCGTTCACCGCTTCTTTGAGTTCTTCTTCGATCTGGTCCAGTTCCGTCTTTATGTCCTTAAGCATCTCAAGCTGCAACTCAAGCAGCTTCTCGATATCCGCTTCTGGATTGTCTCCGTTTCCTCCCCCTATCATGTCAAAGACCCAGCCCGTGGCGTAGTCGATCGCTGAGCTTTCAAGGTTTTCGTTCAGCTCTCCAATAAGGCTTTCGAAGATGGAGGCTTCAGGGTCCTCTTCATAGTCTCCAAAATCGTGTGGCCCGCCTCCAACTGAAAGATCATCGACCAGAAAATCGATGAAAGAGTCAAAGCCTCCGTGAGCAAGCGCGCTGTTCATGAAGTTGGTAATCGAAAACTTTCCGCGGTTCATTGCGATAGTGTAATCAGAATGGCCAGGATCGATCGACAGGAAGATCAACACCTCTCCTCTTACGTCGTTCAAGGACTTTTCGGGATGCTTTAGATGGTATTTGTGAATCAAGGTCGAAATTGGCCCTATGTAGATTATCTCGTCCGGCCCGAGATCCGATACTTCGTAGTAATAATCTAGTTCCATCTCGCCAAAGGTAATGCTGGCTTCAATTAGGAAGCTTTTAGGAAGGAGAACATCTGATTTGTAGAAGAAGCCTCCAAGTCTATAAACACTTTCTTCGCCGATGAGAGTATCAGAGGTGGATAACAGCCTGACAAAGCCATCATGCTCACCGTCTGTCATTACAACACCTTTCAGATCTGTGGTGTCGACGGGTGGCACTGGTTTCACACAACTAGATAGAGAGATAATGATCGTAAGAACAATGGACACAACATACATGAATCTTTTCATTTGTGGCCTCCTAGTTTTCTTAGAGATTAGCAACTTCTATTGACGTGAGAAAATGCGTCTGAACGAGAAATTCTATACCAATATACTATTCTGGCTTCCCCAAACAATGCGCCAGATGGACTTGATCGGAGAGCAATCTAACAACATGAAAATCCTGCATTTTGAGTCAAACGGCTGAAAAGCAAAATGATTGATACCTCATCGAAGTCTCTTAATAATATTGTGCCACTGTTCGCAAGAGTTCTCCGTGTCTTACCGGCTTATTCCTTCCTCTTGCATAAATGTAACGCAAACGGCTCGTATCTTAAGGAAAGAGTGACAGAGAAGAACAATCATACTTTCGGAAATTCCAAAAGTTTATCTCAGTCGTCTGTCATAACTATAATCAGAGGATAAATAATAGATGTGCAGAAGAATACGGATTTGTCACGGCCGAACCCTGCCTTCAGTATCCGGTCAAATAGTGAGACTAGCCTATGAGACAACGTTGCCCGTCAGCGGTCCTGCGTACCCCGCCAAGAATACCGGTTCTTCTTTCCGACGCTACGCGTCCAGGTTGTTCGTTCTTGGTAAAGAATTCCGTCATGAAAATGAGGGCCGTTCTTGATCTTAAATCCCCGTTTGAGCGGGGGGAACCGCTTGCGATCGGGTGTGTGCTCTTTGAATAACGTTTAGAATAGATTGGCCTGTTCGCAATTGAACGACAAATTCGCTCTTAACGTTATTTGGTCTGTGATCCATATGTATGCTCCTACCAGAAACCAAGAACTAACATCGAGCAACCACTCACATCGGACTATTTCAGAGCATCGGTTTTTTCGCATACAAAGACCAACACCCTCCGCCACTACGTGGTCCTCCTCCCTCAAGGGAGGACTTAATATCAGGATCATTAGGAGCCAAATACAAATTCGCGCAAGAACCATCGTATTAGTGGAATTTAACTCCCTGACTCATGTGTAATGATGAGTTCTCGAGATGGATTGTAGAGCTCTTCAAGGTTTTTCAAGATCCCAGAACTTTACTTGCTCTCTTCGCTTTTCCCTTCTCTCTACTCTCTGAATAATGGTTTGGCAAGAACGGTTATTCCGAAAACACCCAATTCCGTCATTCCGGCAAAGCTCCTGGTCGGAGTCTCGATGCTATTGCTTCATGGTTCTCCCCGATGGACAGAAAACCGTTTAACTGAGGACCACTTTCTTTTGCTCTTTCAAACCACGGACCGGTGAGTAGCCCAGGGGGATTTCACCCCCAGGCTCTCTCAGAACCGGACTTGAACCTCTCGATTCATCCGGCTCCCATTATCCAGCCGTATAGAATATCCCCATTGTCCAGTGTACAAATAGACGAGGCTCCCTGCGAGCAAGAGTTTCTAGCCATTTACCCGCTTTTGTACGACCTCTCCTTTTCTTGTACTTGTTTCTTACCCACTGAACTAAGGCTTTGTTAAGTTGACTCAGTACTGTATACATCTCAAATCTGCGAAAGTGTCCATAGTAGTTTATCCAACCTCTTATTACCGGGTTGATTCTTTCTGAGAGTTCTTCAATACTCAGGTATGACTTGGTTTGAAGTCTCATTCTCCGGATCTTCTGTCTCATCGCCTTCTTTGCCTGTTCACTCACTGCAGGGGTGAAGCTGTAGAAGATCCTCCCGTTTCTGGCTTTGCAGCTACGGACTCTGAAGGTGTATCCTAGAAAGTCAAAGCTTGTATTTGGATACTCGCCCTTCCTTTTATCGTCTTTGCAGTAGACAATACGGGTCTTCTCTGGATGAAGCTTTAGTTTGCATTCTTCCATTCTTTCTTTGAGACTTTCAAGAAGAAGCCGGGCTTCCTCCAGAGTTCTACAGTGTATCACTCCATCATCTGCGTATCTGGCAAAGGGCTTATCCGGATGAGTTCTCTCCATCCACTTGTCGAAGGCGTAATGCATGAAGAGGTTAGCCAGTACAGGGCTTATTACTCCTCCCTGTGGCGTTCCCTTGCTCCTCTCTTCGACTCTTCCATTCGCTTGTATAAAGGGTGCTTTCAGCCATCTCTCTATGTAGAGTATTAGCCATGGAATCTTCACATGTTTCTTGACTGCCCTCATTAGTAGTTCATGGTCTATGTTGTCGAACAGTCCTTTAATGTCGAATTCCAGTACCCAGTCATACCGCCAGCATCTCTGCCTCGTTACTTCAAGGGCATCTATCGCTGACTTTCCCTCCCTGTATCCGTAGGAGTCCTTATGGAAGTATGGATCTACCAGGGGATTTAGATAGATTTTGGCTACCATCTGGGCTACTCTGTCCCCCACTGTGGGGATTCCCAGTACTCTCTTTCCTCCACTCTTCTTTTCTATCTCTATAGCTTTTACTGGAGGTGGAAAGTAACTGCCCGAGGTCATTCGATTCCAAATCTTGTAGAGATTGTTGTCAAGATCGGCTTCGAACTCTTCCAGGCTTACCTCGTCTATTCCTTCTGCCCCTCTGTTCTCTTTCACTTTCTTGAATGCTTCCAGTACTACTTTCTTGGGGATTTCATACGACCTCATCTTGTCTGCTGGCTCCTTCCTTGTCTCTGTTCACAGTTCCTCCCTTTCGGTTGTCTGCACAGAGTTGGTTGACTAACCAACAAAACTGGATAACACAGTCCCTTCGCTCCACTCCCATTACAGGAGCTTCATCACTACTACGGACTGTTCCGCCCCTGAATCTGGCATCGGTACTTTCACCCTCGTGGGTTCTTCCACTTGCGGCTTTTCCCTTAACATCCAGATCCAGGTTCCCAAGTTCCTAATCAAAGCCTGTACCAGGGTCACGCCACCTATATGCCGGTCACCATCTGGACAGTAAGCAGGTTTCCTCCAGACTTATCCCGGGATAGTTGCACCTCCCGGTTTAGATGACACTAGTAGTTGTTACGACACGTTCACGGTGGTTCACTTGTATTCGTCTCCTCTGGTACTCACCTGACGGGATCACTGTCCCGCCTTTTCCCGTAACGTTCACTACCATGGCTCTTTACCACAGCAGCTTACGGTGGTTTGAAGCCTCCACCTGCATGGCGGCTTCGAGGGGCCCTCCCTCATCTTCAATTAAGCATGGCTTGAAGTTTCCTTCTTCGCCTTCTTGGCACACTGCAACCCTCAACCCCGGTGTTTCAATAGCCCGAATCCTGAACAGGAGCTTTTCAGGATGACCTAAGAAGAGAGTATCACGCCCCGAAAACATGTTGTATCATTCCGTAATATCCCCGAGCGTCATCCCGTAGTGCTTCTGTACGGGATCTCGCATTAGAAAACGCTCTACG encodes:
- a CDS encoding DUF1254 domain-containing protein codes for the protein MLCRKHIALLIITLSFLSLLLSSENEFTTDCDEAREIAKQAYIFAYPMLEDFKTMTIQAIGPGLFNKFYNSRKLRGPDYKEVVRPNNDNIYSALWLDLRSEPVVVSVPAVEDRYYSFQMIDMYTHNFAYVGTRATGTGARTFVISGAFWQGSVPTGVDDVFRSEGNFVLCLVRIAVDMEVEGDLDKVLEIQKGHEIQPLSSYLGEEAPPAADPTIFPTYDTTKAESVEFISYFNFLLGQLEVHPSEKELIEQFGKIGIGPNLPFDFNSMPLGIREAVEEGIKGALETIRNPGEMVGISKNGWNLTKRIFGSREEMQGKYEVRAAAAYLGLYGNSLEEAYCPNGLVDGDGDVYDGSKFKYVLSFDSDELPPVEPKGFWSITMYGEDQFLVANEINRYSIGDRTNMKYGEDGSLVIYIQHESPGADKESNWLPAPDGIFSISMRIYLPSEVALNPLYCPPPVMKSGMAN
- the ltrA gene encoding group II intron reverse transcriptase/maturase, giving the protein MRSYEIPKKVVLEAFKKVKENRGAEGIDEVSLEEFEADLDNNLYKIWNRMTSGSYFPPPVKAIEIEKKSGGKRVLGIPTVGDRVAQMVAKIYLNPLVDPYFHKDSYGYREGKSAIDALEVTRQRCWRYDWVLEFDIKGLFDNIDHELLMRAVKKHVKIPWLILYIERWLKAPFIQANGRVEERSKGTPQGGVISPVLANLFMHYAFDKWMERTHPDKPFARYADDGVIHCRTLEEARLLLESLKERMEECKLKLHPEKTRIVYCKDDKRKGEYPNTSFDFLGYTFRVRSCKARNGRIFYSFTPAVSEQAKKAMRQKIRRMRLQTKSYLSIEELSERINPVIRGWINYYGHFRRFEMYTVLSQLNKALVQWVRNKYKKRRGRTKAGKWLETLARREPRLFVHWTMGIFYTAG